Proteins from one Blattabacterium cuenoti genomic window:
- the rsmH gene encoding 16S rRNA (cytosine(1402)-N(4))-methyltransferase RsmH, with amino-acid sequence MNFQHFYFHHKPVLLKESIENLITDKNGIYVDATFGGGGHSYAILKKLNKEGTLIALDQDKESIKKNFIKDKRFHLFHKNFIYIRNILNEKNIKKVSGILVDLGISSLQIDNPIRGFSNKLNSTLDMRMNQESSYSAKNVLNECSKKELFNIFYEYGEFKNAKKIVEKILKKRIQKKIINTFDLIHLFSIHGSFKERKRFLARIFQSIRIEVNDEINILKNFLLESSKIIIPGGRISVISYHSIEDRIIKNFFKKGILINKMNFKTIPFRMIHKKVIKPSYKEIIKNSRSRSAKLRIAEKLK; translated from the coding sequence ATGAACTTTCAACATTTTTATTTTCATCATAAACCAGTTCTTCTAAAAGAAAGTATAGAAAATTTAATTACAGATAAAAATGGAATTTATGTAGATGCAACATTTGGTGGGGGAGGACATTCTTATGCTATTTTAAAAAAATTAAATAAAGAAGGAACTTTAATAGCATTAGATCAAGACAAAGAATCTATAAAAAAAAATTTTATTAAAGATAAACGTTTTCATCTTTTTCATAAGAATTTTATTTATATACGTAATATTTTAAATGAAAAAAATATTAAAAAAGTATCAGGAATATTAGTTGATTTAGGTATTTCATCTTTACAAATAGATAATCCTATAAGAGGATTTTCCAATAAATTAAATTCTACTTTAGATATGAGAATGAATCAAGAATCTTCTTATTCTGCTAAAAATGTTCTTAATGAATGTTCAAAAAAAGAGTTATTTAATATATTTTATGAATATGGAGAATTTAAAAATGCAAAAAAAATTGTAGAAAAAATACTTAAAAAACGTATTCAAAAAAAAATTATTAACACTTTTGATTTAATTCATCTTTTTTCTATTCATGGATCTTTTAAAGAAAGAAAAAGATTTCTTGCTAGAATTTTCCAATCTATACGAATAGAAGTCAATGATGAAATAAATATTTTAAAGAATTTTTTATTAGAATCTTCTAAAATTATTATACCAGGAGGTAGAATATCTGTAATTTCATATCATTCTATAGAAGATAGAATCATAAAAAATTTTTTTAAAAAAGGAATTTTAATAAATAAAATGAATTTTAAAACTATTCCATTCAGAATGATACATAAAAAAGTTATTAAACCAAGCTATAAGGAAATTATAAAAAATTCAAGATCCAGAAGTGCTAAGTTAAGAATAGCAGAAAAATTAAAATAA
- a CDS encoding FtsL-like putative cell division protein has product MKMKNNIQNIKNNIKYFLKGKFLIKEDAYRSWNFIVFMTILSLISITSSHLMDKKIRTITQISEEIKELKSEYADLHSKCMKKQLASFLRKKLVNGLKHLEGPPYELVVEKDQQKKEMDSIRK; this is encoded by the coding sequence ATGAAAATGAAAAATAACATTCAAAATATTAAAAATAATATAAAATATTTCCTAAAAGGAAAATTTTTAATCAAAGAAGATGCCTATCGTAGTTGGAATTTCATTGTTTTTATGACTATACTATCTTTAATAAGTATTACTAGTTCACATTTAATGGATAAAAAAATTAGAACAATAACTCAAATTAGTGAAGAAATTAAAGAATTAAAATCAGAATATGCAGATTTACATAGTAAATGTATGAAAAAACAACTAGCTTCTTTTCTTAGAAAAAAATTAGTTAATGGATTAAAACATTTAGAAGGACCTCCATACGAATTAGTTGTAGAAAAAGATCAACAAAAAAAAGAGATGGATTCAATAAGAAAATAA
- a CDS encoding penicillin-binding protein, which produces MKQKRYIILYKSYLIGFVFIFIAILIIVNLFYIQNYSEKYKKYILKKTIRTNLIKAKRGNIYASDSSILVMSVIKYDIHIDFKSISEKLFQKNIHSLCNSLEYLFKKPKFFFYKKFQYEKKKGNRYFLLAKNLDYPHFKILRHLPIFNKGQIKGGFIVEKKVCRIHTLENIGKRTLGYDDHRGKVGLEGAFSKYLKGKDGKRLEQRISSKIWKPLKLGNEIDPEDGKDVYSTIDIYIQDIAYHALLQELYISQADHGCVIIMDVKSGEIPAMINLEKTKKNTYEDLRNFSVWEGNEPGSTFKTMAILAALEDKKINLDMIVNIKGGIMKLRGKKIRDSHYNGYAKINPKQILELSSNVGIAKIIYDNYKNNPKKFIEHLCKWHLDKKIGIDIPGESMPFIPKPGGKNWSSITLPWMTFGYNLKLTPLQILTFYNAIANKGKMVKPLFIKEIKYHGKSIKKYIKPIIRNPSIAQKSSLIKIQSMLEGVVKNGTAKKYYNTKYPYAGKTGTTQLNYWIKNKPLTYNSSFVGYFPAKNPKYSCIVVISKPEKGYYGIEVAVPVFDTIAKSIYPKIIKKTFYKKKKNKEDLLKQIKKPKNLFVNKCIMPNLTSIPGMDIIPLLENMGFNIQYKGIGKVVNQSINPGKKLKKNQIIFLKLEE; this is translated from the coding sequence ATGAAACAAAAAAGATATATTATATTATATAAATCTTACTTAATTGGTTTTGTATTCATTTTTATTGCAATATTAATTATTGTCAATTTATTTTATATTCAAAATTATTCAGAAAAATATAAAAAATATATTTTAAAAAAAACAATTAGAACTAATTTAATTAAAGCTAAACGTGGAAATATTTATGCTTCAGATAGTAGTATTTTAGTTATGTCTGTCATAAAATATGATATTCATATTGATTTTAAATCAATATCTGAAAAGTTATTTCAAAAAAATATTCATTCTTTATGTAATTCATTAGAATATTTATTTAAAAAACCAAAATTTTTTTTCTATAAAAAATTTCAATATGAAAAAAAAAAGGGAAATAGATATTTTTTATTAGCAAAAAATTTAGATTATCCACATTTTAAAATATTACGACATCTTCCTATTTTTAATAAAGGACAAATTAAGGGAGGGTTTATTGTAGAAAAAAAAGTATGCAGAATTCACACATTAGAAAATATTGGAAAAAGAACATTAGGATATGATGATCATAGAGGTAAAGTAGGATTAGAAGGAGCATTTAGTAAATATTTAAAAGGAAAAGATGGAAAAAGATTAGAACAACGTATTAGTTCTAAAATATGGAAACCATTAAAATTAGGAAATGAAATAGATCCAGAAGATGGAAAAGATGTTTATTCTACTATAGATATATATATACAAGATATTGCTTATCATGCATTATTACAAGAATTGTATATATCTCAAGCAGATCATGGATGTGTTATTATCATGGATGTAAAAAGTGGAGAAATACCTGCTATGATTAATTTGGAAAAAACAAAAAAAAATACTTATGAAGATTTAAGAAATTTTTCAGTATGGGAAGGGAATGAACCAGGTTCCACATTTAAAACAATGGCTATTCTTGCAGCTTTAGAAGATAAAAAAATAAATCTTGATATGATAGTAAATATAAAAGGTGGAATAATGAAATTAAGAGGTAAAAAAATACGTGATAGTCATTATAATGGATATGCAAAAATAAATCCAAAACAAATTTTAGAATTATCATCCAATGTAGGAATAGCAAAAATTATTTATGATAATTATAAAAATAATCCAAAAAAATTTATAGAACATTTATGTAAATGGCATCTTGATAAAAAAATAGGTATAGATATTCCAGGAGAAAGTATGCCTTTTATTCCAAAACCTGGTGGAAAAAATTGGAGTAGTATTACATTACCATGGATGACTTTTGGATATAATCTTAAATTAACTCCTTTACAAATACTTACTTTTTATAATGCTATAGCTAATAAAGGAAAAATGGTTAAACCTTTATTTATTAAAGAAATAAAATATCATGGTAAAAGTATCAAAAAATATATAAAACCTATTATAAGAAATCCTTCTATAGCTCAAAAGTCTTCTCTTATAAAAATTCAAAGTATGTTAGAAGGAGTTGTTAAAAATGGAACAGCTAAAAAATATTATAATACAAAATATCCTTATGCAGGTAAAACTGGAACAACACAGTTAAACTACTGGATTAAAAATAAACCTTTAACTTACAATAGTTCTTTTGTAGGATATTTTCCTGCTAAAAATCCAAAATATTCTTGTATTGTAGTTATTTCAAAACCAGAAAAAGGATATTATGGTATTGAAGTTGCTGTACCTGTATTTGATACAATAGCTAAATCTATTTATCCAAAAATAATAAAAAAAACATTCTATAAAAAGAAAAAAAATAAAGAAGATTTATTGAAACAGATTAAAAAACCAAAAAATTTATTTGTTAATAAATGTATTATGCCTAATCTAACATCCATTCCAGGAATGGATATTATTCCTTTACTAGAAAATATGGGTTTTAATATTCAATATAAAGGAATAGGAAAAGTTGTTAATCAATCTATTAATCCAGGAAAAAAATTAAAAAAAAATCAAATTATATTTCTTAAACTAGAAGAATGA
- a CDS encoding FtsW/RodA/SpoVE family cell cycle protein encodes MFPANGSTAIIVFISVLILLFIGGYPFIGIMGVLSMGILFAGIYIYSVIKWGDKNPMNRVYTWKSRIEKFLDHESEGNYQMKQSKTAIILGNKFGRGPGKSVLKAFLPQSSSDFIYAIIIEEYGSFGGIILLFIYILILLRIMIIATKVKNYFCSLLVLAVGFPIINQALINMGIAVGLFPVTGQTLPLISAGGTSMWVTFFSFGIILSVSRIIYDNSTNK; translated from the coding sequence ATTTTTCCAGCTAATGGTTCTACTGCAATTATTGTTTTTATTTCTGTTTTAATTTTACTTTTTATAGGAGGATATCCATTTATAGGTATTATGGGAGTTTTATCAATGGGAATTTTATTTGCAGGAATATATATTTATTCTGTTATAAAATGGGGAGATAAAAATCCTATGAATAGAGTTTATACATGGAAGAGTCGTATAGAAAAATTTTTAGATCATGAATCTGAAGGAAATTATCAAATGAAACAATCTAAAACTGCAATTATTTTAGGAAATAAATTTGGTCGTGGACCTGGAAAAAGTGTTTTAAAAGCTTTTCTTCCTCAATCTTCTTCTGATTTTATTTATGCTATTATAATAGAAGAGTATGGTTCTTTTGGAGGAATAATACTTTTATTTATTTATATTCTAATTTTATTAAGAATTATGATAATAGCTACAAAGGTTAAAAATTATTTTTGTTCTTTATTAGTATTAGCTGTTGGTTTTCCTATTATAAATCAAGCACTCATTAATATGGGAATAGCTGTCGGATTATTTCCAGTAACAGGACAAACTTTACCATTAATTAGTGCTGGAGGGACTTCTATGTGGGTTACTTTTTTTAGTTTTGGAATCATATTAAGTGTTAGCAGAATAATATATGATAATTCAACTAATAAATAA
- the murG gene encoding undecaprenyldiphospho-muramoylpentapeptide beta-N-acetylglucosaminyltransferase — MNNNILPRIIIGSGGSGGHIYPGISIADELKKQIPEINILFIGSNNHMEMKEIPKFGYSIEKIYISGGKDKFCSIKCFILSIQLIYSLFLANKIIKKFSPDIVIGTGGFVSFPTLYAAKKNKIPILLQEQNSFPGLTNRIFSRYAHKICIAYEQAKKYFPKEKTIITGNPVRSEIFQRPSKEKACIHLGLKVERPTVLSIGGSKGSNSINNAWIKGLKKLIELDIQLIWQVGKLDIHRIKKNKMSHNSNFILMDFIENIPTCYAAADIIVSRAGALTISEICLIGKPYILIPFPWSSDDHQNKNAKILEEKEAALIIKNEEIEKKLVDSTIQLVNDEKMKQKMSKNILQLGKPKATNDIVNEILQIIL; from the coding sequence ATGAACAATAATATTTTACCTAGAATAATTATTGGAAGTGGAGGAAGTGGTGGACATATTTATCCTGGAATATCCATTGCAGATGAGCTTAAAAAACAAATTCCAGAAATCAATATTTTATTTATTGGATCTAATAATCATATGGAAATGAAAGAAATTCCTAAATTTGGATATTCTATTGAAAAAATTTATATTTCAGGAGGTAAAGATAAATTTTGTTCTATAAAATGTTTTATCCTATCTATACAATTGATATATAGTTTATTTTTAGCAAATAAAATTATCAAAAAATTTTCTCCAGATATAGTTATTGGAACAGGTGGATTTGTAAGTTTTCCTACTTTATATGCTGCAAAAAAAAATAAAATACCTATTCTTCTTCAAGAACAAAATTCTTTTCCTGGATTAACTAATAGAATATTTTCTCGTTATGCTCATAAAATATGTATTGCTTATGAACAAGCAAAAAAATATTTTCCAAAAGAAAAAACCATAATAACTGGAAATCCAGTTAGATCTGAAATATTCCAAAGACCTAGTAAAGAAAAAGCTTGTATTCATTTAGGATTAAAAGTAGAAAGACCTACTGTTTTATCTATAGGTGGGAGTAAAGGGTCTAATAGTATAAATAATGCTTGGATAAAAGGTTTAAAAAAATTAATAGAATTAGATATACAACTTATATGGCAAGTTGGTAAATTAGATATTCATAGAATCAAAAAAAATAAAATGTCTCATAACTCAAATTTTATTTTAATGGATTTTATTGAAAATATCCCAACATGTTATGCCGCAGCAGATATTATTGTATCTAGAGCTGGTGCTTTAACTATATCAGAAATATGTTTAATAGGAAAACCATATATATTAATTCCTTTTCCTTGGTCTTCCGATGATCATCAAAATAAAAATGCTAAAATATTAGAAGAAAAAGAAGCGGCTTTAATTATTAAAAATGAGGAAATAGAGAAAAAATTAGTGGATTCAACCATTCAATTAGTAAATGATGAAAAAATGAAACAAAAAATGAGTAAAAATATCCTACAATTAGGAAAACCTAAAGCTACCAATGATATTGTTAATGAGATATTACAAATTATTTTATGA
- the mraY gene encoding phospho-N-acetylmuramoyl-pentapeptide-transferase, whose product MMNHYLKYLIFIYINSIFYRSIIAFFLSFFLAFICYKKIICWNYRKKNNINIGEHIRDLGLIGQNKKEGTPTMGGVIMIFSTLISTIFFSSLNNIYVIILIITTVYIGCIGFLDDYIKIKYNKKGLSIMGKILSQILLGFFIGSIMYFFNTNDPIQKRDFNFFLKKKHGYKTTIPIFYSNHNNEFDYSYILSWYNKKWKKYTWIVFIPIMILIITFLSNGTNLTDGIDGLTAGISSIIFATLSLLSIISSNKIYSSYFHFIYIPHLEEIIIFSFSFLGSLISFLWYNTYPAQIFMGDTGSLTIGGVIAVISIINRKEFILPILCGIFFIENISVIIQVLYFKYSKKKYGIGKRIFLMAPLHHHFQKLGYHENKIFHRCVIIQMMFSILVFILLII is encoded by the coding sequence ATGATGAATCATTATTTGAAATATTTAATTTTTATTTATATTAATTCTATTTTTTATAGATCTATAATTGCTTTTTTTTTATCATTTTTTTTAGCATTTATTTGTTATAAAAAAATTATATGTTGGAATTATAGAAAAAAAAATAATATAAATATAGGAGAACATATACGAGATCTTGGTCTTATTGGACAAAATAAAAAAGAAGGAACACCAACAATGGGAGGAGTTATAATGATATTTTCTACATTAATTTCTACAATATTTTTTTCTTCTTTAAATAATATATATGTTATTATATTAATAATAACAACCGTATATATAGGATGTATTGGATTTTTAGATGATTATATTAAAATTAAATATAATAAAAAAGGACTTAGTATAATGGGTAAAATATTAAGTCAGATTTTATTAGGATTTTTTATTGGAAGTATTATGTATTTTTTTAATACAAATGATCCTATTCAAAAAAGAGATTTTAATTTTTTTCTTAAAAAAAAACATGGTTACAAAACAACTATACCCATTTTTTATTCTAATCATAATAATGAATTTGATTATTCTTATATTTTAAGTTGGTATAATAAAAAATGGAAAAAATATACATGGATTGTTTTTATTCCTATAATGATTTTAATTATAACATTTTTATCTAACGGAACTAATTTAACTGATGGAATAGATGGATTAACAGCCGGAATTTCTTCTATTATTTTTGCTACTTTATCTTTATTATCTATCATATCTAGTAATAAAATATATTCATCTTATTTTCATTTTATATATATTCCTCATTTAGAAGAAATAATCATATTTTCTTTTTCTTTTTTAGGTTCTTTAATAAGTTTTCTTTGGTACAATACTTATCCTGCTCAAATTTTTATGGGAGATACTGGTAGTTTAACTATAGGAGGAGTTATAGCAGTTATATCTATAATAAATAGAAAAGAATTCATATTACCTATTTTATGTGGAATTTTTTTTATAGAAAATATTTCTGTTATAATACAAGTATTGTATTTTAAATATTCTAAAAAAAAATATGGTATAGGAAAAAGAATTTTTTTAATGGCTCCTTTACATCATCATTTTCAAAAATTAGGGTATCATGAAAACAAAATTTTTCATCGTTGTGTTATTATACAAATGATGTTTTCTATATTAGTATTTATTTTATTAATTATATAA
- a CDS encoding LptF/LptG family permease, giving the protein MKILDRYIIRNVLFTFIFITISLQFISIVIDISQRMHRLENNQGSIKNALIFYYPFWSIWLANTFSPISVFLSVIFFTYKLEKHSEITAILSSGISFNRLTFPYLISAFIIGVVALLINYYFLPLSNKKKNQFHYQYLLSPRYKKKYEKNQTVSIQISKNEYIFMKNFSKKENIGKEFVYQKFNGKKLIYILKSKNIFWSKKNKIYILFDYKEITLKKNYDSFIKGDYKIKKFFFTPEELLPEEYIAETMNIYELKKFIDIEKKNRNVNIYLNEYYQRTSLPFSTFIFTILGLSLSSKRKKSEIGIIIGIILVIFYIFFTEITKIYSIKDYIPSFLSIWLPNVILGIITIFFYYKNH; this is encoded by the coding sequence ATGAAAATTTTGGACCGTTATATTATTCGTAATGTTTTGTTCACTTTCATATTTATTACTATTTCTTTACAATTTATATCTATAGTGATAGATATTTCTCAACGTATGCATCGTTTAGAAAATAATCAAGGATCTATTAAAAATGCCTTAATTTTTTATTATCCTTTTTGGTCTATTTGGTTAGCTAATACTTTTTCTCCTATTTCCGTTTTTTTATCTGTTATTTTTTTTACATATAAATTAGAAAAACATTCAGAAATTACGGCGATTTTATCAAGCGGAATAAGTTTTAATAGATTAACTTTTCCTTATTTAATATCTGCTTTTATAATAGGAGTTGTAGCATTATTAATAAATTATTATTTTCTTCCTTTATCTAATAAAAAAAAAAATCAATTTCATTATCAATATTTATTAAGTCCAAGATATAAAAAAAAATATGAAAAAAATCAAACAGTTAGTATTCAAATTTCAAAAAATGAATATATTTTTATGAAAAATTTTTCAAAAAAAGAAAATATAGGAAAAGAATTTGTCTATCAAAAATTTAATGGTAAAAAATTAATATATATTTTAAAATCTAAAAATATTTTTTGGTCAAAAAAAAATAAAATATATATTTTATTTGATTATAAAGAAATTACATTAAAAAAAAATTATGATTCCTTTATTAAAGGAGATTATAAAATAAAAAAATTTTTTTTTACTCCTGAAGAACTTTTACCAGAAGAATATATAGCAGAAACTATGAATATTTATGAACTAAAAAAATTTATAGATATAGAAAAAAAAAACAGAAATGTAAATATATATTTAAATGAATATTATCAAAGAACAAGTTTACCTTTTTCAACTTTTATATTCACTATTTTAGGATTATCTCTTTCTTCAAAAAGAAAAAAAAGTGAAATTGGTATTATTATAGGAATTATATTAGTTATTTTTTATATTTTTTTCACAGAAATTACAAAAATATACTCTATAAAAGATTATATACCTTCTTTTTTATCTATTTGGCTACCAAATGTTATTTTAGGAATAATTACAATATTTTTTTATTATAAAAATCATTAA
- a CDS encoding FtsW/RodA/SpoVE family cell cycle protein yields MKKYEKNKSIFNKYIKGDKYLWAFISLLSIFSFLPVYSASTNLVSTYGGSNTVFNYLLKHAIFLLIGFCILFFTQFIDYKYFYRMSIFSLPIVFILLIFTISQGKEFDGVNASRWLHIPIINISFQTSSIAGLILFIYCARYLAKKKNI; encoded by the coding sequence ATGAAAAAATATGAAAAAAATAAATCTATTTTCAATAAATATATAAAAGGAGATAAATATTTATGGGCTTTTATTTCTTTATTATCTATATTTTCTTTTTTACCAGTATATTCCGCTAGTACTAATTTAGTAAGTACATATGGAGGATCCAATACAGTTTTTAATTATTTATTAAAACATGCTATTTTTTTATTAATTGGTTTTTGTATTCTTTTTTTTACTCAATTTATAGATTATAAATATTTTTACCGTATGTCTATATTTTCTTTACCTATAGTATTCATTTTATTAATTTTTACTATTAGTCAGGGAAAAGAATTTGATGGAGTAAATGCTTCTCGGTGGTTACATATTCCTATTATTAATATATCTTTTCAAACTTCAAGCATTGCTGGATTAATTCTTTTTATTTATTGCGCTAGATATTTAGCTAAAAAAAAAAACATATAA
- a CDS encoding UDP-N-acetylmuramoyl-L-alanyl-D-glutamate--2,6-diaminopimelate ligase: MKKKLKDILKKVNILKIIDKNPSKLIEGISISSKEIQKNMIFVAQKGKIQDGHQFIIDAIKNGANTIVCEKIIYPIYKYITYVLVEDSINALGIISSNFYDNPTKKIKLIGITGTNGKTSVATILHQIFSRIGEKNILISTIGIKILYKKYPTTHTTPNIIEINKYLKLSICKGCKYAFMEVSSHGIHQKRISGLLFQGGVFTNITHDHLDYHESFDHYLSTKKIFFENLPKQSFALINSDDKNSHKIIKNILSKIYFYGLKKKTNFKIKILKKSIHGSLLFIDGHKIFTNLIGTFNVYNLLASYATGILLGKKKDDLIKEIKNIKPIRGRFEQFVSKSGIRVIVDYAHNPNGLKSVLNTLNKIKNNDCKLICIIGCGGNRDIKKRSLMGKIVYEKCDISIFTSDNPREEDMEKILIDMKNFKSNLNKKSIITFINRKKAIETAIQIAKKKDIILIAGKGHENYQEIKGIRFPFNDMKIAKNLLKN; encoded by the coding sequence ATGAAAAAAAAATTAAAAGATATTCTCAAAAAAGTAAATATATTAAAAATAATAGATAAAAATCCTTCTAAATTGATAGAAGGAATTTCTATTTCTTCCAAAGAAATACAAAAAAATATGATTTTTGTGGCTCAAAAAGGAAAAATACAAGATGGTCATCAATTTATTATAGATGCTATAAAAAATGGAGCTAATACTATAGTTTGTGAAAAAATTATTTATCCTATTTATAAATATATTACTTACGTATTGGTTGAAGATTCTATAAATGCTTTAGGAATTATATCTTCTAATTTTTATGATAATCCTACAAAAAAAATAAAATTAATAGGAATAACTGGAACAAATGGAAAAACGTCTGTTGCAACTATACTTCATCAAATTTTTTCTAGAATAGGAGAAAAAAATATTCTTATTTCTACTATTGGTATAAAAATATTATATAAAAAATATCCTACAACACATACTACTCCAAATATTATTGAAATAAATAAATATTTAAAACTATCAATTTGTAAAGGATGTAAATATGCTTTTATGGAAGTTAGTTCACATGGAATTCATCAAAAAAGAATTTCAGGATTATTATTTCAAGGGGGAGTTTTTACTAATATTACACATGATCATTTAGATTATCATGAATCTTTTGATCATTATTTATCTACTAAAAAAATTTTTTTTGAAAATTTACCTAAACAATCTTTTGCATTAATTAATTCAGACGATAAAAATTCACATAAAATTATAAAAAATATTTTATCTAAAATATATTTTTATGGTTTAAAAAAAAAGACAAACTTTAAAATTAAAATTTTAAAAAAAAGTATTCATGGAAGTCTATTATTCATTGATGGTCATAAAATTTTCACTAATTTAATAGGAACATTTAATGTTTATAATCTATTAGCTAGTTACGCTACAGGAATTTTACTAGGGAAAAAAAAAGATGATCTTATAAAAGAAATAAAAAATATAAAACCTATTAGAGGTCGTTTTGAACAATTTGTATCAAAATCAGGAATTCGTGTTATTGTAGATTATGCTCATAATCCAAATGGATTGAAATCTGTTTTAAATACACTTAATAAAATAAAAAATAATGATTGTAAATTAATTTGTATTATAGGATGTGGAGGAAATAGAGATATAAAAAAACGTTCTTTAATGGGAAAAATTGTTTATGAGAAATGTGATATATCTATTTTTACATCTGATAATCCTAGAGAAGAGGATATGGAAAAAATATTAATTGATATGAAGAATTTCAAATCAAATTTGAATAAAAAATCTATTATAACTTTTATAAATAGAAAAAAAGCTATTGAAACTGCAATTCAAATTGCAAAAAAAAAAGATATTATTTTAATTGCTGGGAAAGGACATGAAAATTATCAAGAAATTAAAGGAATACGTTTTCCTTTTAATGATATGAAAATAGCTAAAAATTTATTAAAAAATTAA
- the tgt gene encoding tRNA guanosine(34) transglycosylase Tgt, whose protein sequence is MKFDLIKKDRFSKARAGILQTDHGKIETPIFMPVASKGYVKNVPVHDVYQISKIILGNTYHLYLQPGIEIFHKVGGIHSFMNWKESILTDSGGFQIFSMRKLNKITEYGVVFKSIINGSYHFFSPEKSMEIQRFIGGDIIMAFDHFPPFPCSYQEAKTSLEKTHLWLKKCSSYLQKNPEIYNYKQSFFPIIQGSIYPDLRKYSVEKISLLESEGYAIGGLSLGEEKEKTYNITDLLTDLLPKEKPRYLMGVGYPVDILEGISLGIDMFDCVIPTRNGRHGMLFTWNGIMNIKNKKWEKDFSCLDEFGNSYVDKLYSKSYLRHLFLSKENLGKEIASIHNLSFYSNLVKQARVHIMHNKFSSWKKSIIPLLKERL, encoded by the coding sequence ATGAAATTTGATTTAATTAAAAAAGATCGTTTTTCTAAAGCAAGGGCTGGTATTTTACAGACAGATCATGGAAAAATAGAAACTCCCATTTTTATGCCAGTAGCTTCAAAAGGTTACGTAAAAAATGTTCCAGTACATGATGTATATCAAATATCGAAAATAATTTTAGGAAATACTTATCATTTATATTTACAACCAGGAATTGAAATATTTCATAAAGTAGGAGGAATTCATTCTTTTATGAATTGGAAAGAATCTATACTAACAGATAGTGGCGGTTTTCAAATTTTTTCTATGAGAAAATTAAATAAAATTACAGAATATGGAGTAGTATTTAAATCTATTATAAATGGATCTTATCATTTTTTTTCTCCAGAAAAATCTATGGAAATTCAACGTTTTATCGGTGGAGATATTATTATGGCTTTCGATCATTTTCCTCCTTTTCCTTGTAGTTATCAAGAAGCTAAAACATCTTTAGAAAAAACACATCTTTGGTTAAAGAAATGTTCTTCTTATTTACAAAAGAATCCAGAAATATATAATTATAAGCAAAGTTTTTTTCCTATTATTCAAGGAAGTATTTATCCAGATCTCAGAAAATATTCTGTAGAAAAAATATCTTTATTAGAATCGGAAGGTTATGCTATAGGAGGATTAAGTTTAGGAGAAGAAAAAGAAAAAACATATAATATAACTGATTTATTAACAGATTTATTACCTAAAGAAAAACCTAGATATTTAATGGGAGTTGGATATCCTGTAGATATTTTAGAAGGAATATCTCTTGGAATAGATATGTTTGATTGTGTTATACCTACAAGAAATGGACGTCACGGAATGTTATTTACATGGAATGGTATAATGAATATAAAAAATAAAAAATGGGAAAAAGATTTTTCTTGTTTAGATGAATTTGGAAATTCTTATGTAGATAAATTGTATAGTAAATCTTATCTTAGACATCTTTTTTTATCTAAAGAGAATTTAGGAAAAGAAATAGCTTCTATACATAATCTATCTTTTTATTCAAATTTAGTTAAACAAGCAAGAGTTCATATCATGCATAATAAATTTTCTTCTTGGAAAAAATCTATTATTCCTTTATTAAAAGAACGTTTATGA